The genomic region GGTGAGCACGACGCCTTCGTCGATCGCCTTGAAATTACCACACGATACCGACACGCCGCTCTTGGTTATCGCCTTCATAGCTCTCCCCGGGGACCGAGTCCCCTGCTACGTCGTCTAGAAGCGCCGAACGGGCATGAATTCTACCGCAGAGATGCCAGCAGCCGCGGAGGTCTCGGGCAGGCCACCACCGGAATCGCCCGGCCTCCGGTCAGTCCAGTTCGTCGGGGTCGGGCGGTACCGCCGGTGCCGGCTCCGGCGTGAGGTCGCCGTGAACGAGCTTCGGGAAGACCAACGTCACGAACCGGAGCACCACCACGAGGACCAGCGGGGCGAGGAAGACGCCGTACCAGCCGAATATCGCCGCACCGAGCAGGTACGCGACCAGCATCACGGGCGGGCTGACGGTCTGGCCCGCCAGGTACGGTCTGACCCCGTACCGGATGACCACGTCGAGGCCGAACAGGCCACCGAGGAGGACGAGGACGGGGAACCAGAGGTAGCCGATTTCGACGAGCAACGCCTGCACCCCGACGTACAGCGTGAGCGGGACGTACACGATGGAGCGACCGATGAGGGGGATGAACGACCCGACACCCGTGAGCAGCCCCATGAGAAGTGGGAACGGGATGGCGACGCCCGGCGGCGCGACCGCGTTCAGCAGCGAGTAGAACAGCCACCCGAGCACCATGACCGCGAAGATGGTGAGCATCTGGCCGAAGTATATCTTCTCGAGCTCCCTGTCGACGCTCTCGAAGTAGTCGTAGGCGACCGACTCGCCGTCCGCGAGGTTGGTGCGAACCCAGCGACCGATGGCTTTGTCCTTGCGCAACAGCAGCGAGACGATGACGAAAAGCAGCGTGACGTGGAAGAAGAACTGCGTGAACGCCCCCGCCGCCCCCGTCGCCACGTCGATGGTCGAGGAGACCAGTTCGCCTCGCGGCTGGCTCTCGACGAAGGTCACGACCCTGTCGACGAGTTGCTGCACCGAGGTCACCTCGGTGACGGAGCCGAACTCCGCGAGGAGTTCGTCGACCCAGTCGAACCCGCCCTCGCTCAACTGGAGCACCTGCCCGGCGAGGACGACCACGAACACGACCAGGATGAGGACGAACGGGGCCATGATGGCGAAGACGGTGAGCGTCGTCGCCAGGTCGACGCTGACGTGTGTCTCCAGGCGACGGCGAATCGGCCTGCCGAAGTAGTACAGGAACAGCGCGAACGAGAGGAGGCCGAGGAACCGGTACGAGACGTACAACAATAACCCGGCGACGAACAGACCGAACGTCCACCAGCCGAGGTGGATTCGAGCGAGCAACGAGTCGCTGTCACTCGGTTGACCCGGTGCAGTACTCATGGAGGAACTACTCTGTCAGGCAGAATAAGTGGTGTCGGCGGTCCGCTGGTGATTCGGTGGGTGTGGGCGACCGACAGACACTGCCGGGACTCACGACTGCCGCGAGTCGAACTCCTGGTAGATGATGTGGCCGCAGGCCTTGCAGTGGGACGCGTCCGGGTCGTGGTACGAGAGGCCGCAGGAGTCACAGGTGACCGAGACCTTGTCGGTCGTCCACTCGCGGACGATACGGCCCGCCTGCCACGGGATGAGGACGATGCCGGAGATGATGGCCGCCGTGGTCACGAATCGTCCCGCTCCCGTGACCGGGGTGATGTCGCCGAACCCGACGGTCGTCAGGGTGACGACGGTGAAGTAGAACGCGTCGTTGAAGTTCCCGACCTGCGGGTTCGCGGTGTGCTCGACGGCGTAGAACACGCCCGCCGAGACGAAGAAGATGGTGAGAACGGTCAACAGCAGCTTCAGGATGCGTAGCTCGTGGGCGGAGATGGAGCCGAAGAAGAACTCCTCGTCCCGCGTGAACCGGTAAAAGCGCATGAATCGGACGACCCGGAACGCCCGCAGGAAGCCGATATCCAGCGCGAACACCGACAGCCCCGGGACCAGCAATACCGCGGCGGTCGGCAGGATAGCGAGCAGGTCGACCATCGTGTAGAAGTCGGTCACCTCCTGAAGGCGGTCCGGGGCACCGTACAGTCGGAGCACGTACTCGACGAAGAACACGGCCGCGATAGCGACCTCGATGCCCCACATGAGCCGTCGGGTCTCTGTCGAGATGTCGTACGTCTCCAGGACGAAGATGCCGACGAACACGAGGTTCAACACCAGCAGTGCGATGTCGATGGCCTTGCCCAGCAGCGTCCGGTGGTCCAGCAGGTAGAACTCGACCAGCTCCCTCGGCCCAGCGCCGGTCGGACGCACGTCACGGTTGCCCATACTGTCACACGGAAGCCGCAACAACATGTAGCCGTTGGGGTGTGTTCGCCTGCCAGACAGTCGGTCACTCGACGACGACGACGTCGCCGAACTCGAGGCGAACCCCGCCGTTTCCATCCTCCGTGCGCGTCATCGTCCAGCCGTTCGCGGTCACCATTCGACCGACCGCGCGCAGGCCATCGAGGCTCCGGTGACTCCGGGTGGCGACGCTGTGTGCGGCGGCCCCTTCGTCTTCGGTCTCCCAGTCGACGGCGACGACGAACCCCTCAGGCTCCTCCTGGTGCGAGAGGCTGACCACGCACTCGCCATCCCCTCCCGTGGTTACGGCCTCGAAGAGCGACTCGAAGAGCTGTTCGACCGCGCGTCGGTTCGCCTCGACGACGAGGGAGCCGTCGGTGACCACGAGCCGGTCGGTTGGCTGGTCGAGGTCCGACCAGACCGTGCGGGCGAGCGCGCCGAGGTCGACGCGCTCGGTCTCGCTGGCCGTCATCGACAGGGCGAGCGTGAGCGCCTCGTCGAGGAGCGCCTCGGACCGTTCCAGCGCCTGGGTGGCCGCCTCCAGCGAGGGCAGGTCTTCCTGCTGACGGGCCTCCTCGGTGTGTGCCTGCGCGTCGCGCACCGGTACCGCGATGCGCTCGGAGAGCAGTTCGGCGAGCTCGTGAGCGACGGCGTCGCGACGGTCCAGTTCCGTCTCGTAGCGCGACTCGGCGAGTTCGTGCCCGAGCCAGTTGGCCAGCAACTCCACCATCGAACACCGGTCTTCGGTGAGTTCGGTCGGCGTCTCGGACTCGTCGAGGAAGCAGACGACGCCCCACAGCGACTCCTCTACGTAGACGGGGGCACCGACGTACGAACCGATCGACGGCGCGGCGGACGGGATGCCGCCGTTCGATTCGGCCAGCTCTGTCGCGTACGTCGCGACGACGCGTTCGTCCGCAATCACCTGTTCGCAGAGCGTGTCTCCGAGCGGCACCGTCGTGCCGACCGGCGGCGGGTTCACGTCCCCCAGCGAAACCACGATCTCGTGCGTCTCGGCGGTCTGGTCGACGCGACAGAGCTGCGCACTGGTCGCTTCGAGCGAGTCGTGGAGCGTCTGGATGAGGAGTTCGATGCGCTCCGTCGAGGAGAGGCTCGCGTCCGTCATCGTGTCGTGGAACGCGTCGAGCAGGTCGTCGACCGCCGCGCGGTCCGTCACGTCCCGGCTGATGCCGATGATGCCGACGAGTCGGCCCGCGTCGTCGTAGTGGGGGTACTTCTCGCTCTCGAAGACGTGTTCGCGGCCGTCGATGATGTGTCGCTCCACCTCGGCCCTCGGCTCCTCGTGTTCGAGGATCCAGCGGTCGATGTCCAGCAGGTCCTCGTCGAGGTCGAACAGTTCCCTGTCGGTCCGGCCGACGACCGCCGTCGGTGCGAGTTCGAAGTACCGCGCACCGGCGTCGTTGATGAACTCGTACCGCCCCTCGAGGTCCTTGATGTAGATGGCGTCCTGCGTCCGTTCTGCGATGGCCTGCAGTTGCCACGTCTGTCGGCGCTGTGCCGTTATGTCCTGGACGAACGAGAGGACGCTCACCGTCTCCCCGTTCTCGTCGAGGATGGCCCGGTTGTGCCACTCGCAGTCTATCTCCGCACCGCTTTTCGTCACGTTCCGGTTGACGATGTGCTCGGTCTCCTCTCCGTCGACGAGGCGTTCCCACACGGCATCGACCGCGTCTTCCGAGGTGTGCGGGACGATGAACTCGGCGTGCTGACCGATTGCCTCCTCGCGGGTGTACCCGAAGAGCTCCTGGGCGGCGTCGTTCCAGCGCACGACCTCGAAGTCGAGGGTCCACTCGATGACCGCCATCGGGGACTGCTTGAACAGGAACTGCAGTTGCTGGTTCGCCCGTTCGAGGACCTCCTTGCGGTGGCGCTGGTCGCGGTTGTGCAACGCGATGACTGCCTGGTCGGCGAGTTCGGCGGCGAAGCGTATCTCGTCCTCGTCCCACTCACGTTTCGGCCCGCCGGTCTCGTTACAGAGCACGCCGACGACCTGCCCGCCGCGTCGGATGGTCGCGTCGAGCATCGAGGTGATGCCGAGCGGTTCGAGGTACGGCTCGCACAGCTCCGCCGTCCGTGCGTCGGCGCGCGCGTCCGTCGCCGGAATCGCCCGGTGGCCTGCGAGTGCCTCGAAGTAGCTGGGGTAGTTCTCCACGGTGAGTTGCATGCCGGTCTCGTGGTCCCTGGTGGACCGGTCGTAGAGGTCGAGACACTCCAGCGTGTCGAAGGTGTCGTCGAACAGCCAGATGGAGGAGCGGTCGACGTCGAGAGTCCCGGCCGCCGTCTCGGTGATACGCCGCGCCGCACACTGCAGTTTCCCGCTCACCAGCACCTCGTCGGTCGCGAGGTCGATGACGGCCTGGCGCTGGCGTTCCTGGCGCTGTTCCCGGAGGTACCGGTTCGTGATGTCCCGGAAGATGAGGACGACCCCGACCACGTCGTCCGATTCGTTCGTGATGGGAGCCGCACTGTCCGCGATGTAGCGCTCGGTGCCGTCGAGCGAGCGGAGCTTCGTGTCCTCGGAGAACTCGAACGCGCTCTCGTGTTCGATGACGCGCTCGACCGGGCTCTCGACGGAATCACCGGTCTTGGCGTCCACGATGTCGAAAACCTCTGCCAGCGGCTTCCCGACGGCGTCCTCACGGTCCCAGCCCGTCAGTTCCTCGGCGACCACGTTCATGCGCTCGATGACGCCGTCGGTGTCGGTCGCGATGACGCCGTCACCGATGGAGTCGAGCGTGATGCGAAGGTCCTCCTCGCGTTGCTTGAGTGCCGAGCGCGTGCGCCAGTGGTACGCCTCCTGCTCGATGGTCTGGGCGAGCAACCCGTACTGTGCCATCGGGTCGCCACCCTTCTGCAGGTAGCGGTTCGCGCCGAGGTTCAACGCCTCCATCGCCACCTCCTCGCGGCCTTTCCCGGTGAAGATGACGAACGGAATCTGGTTGCCTCGCTCCTGGCGGAGCTGTTTCAGGAAGTCGAGACCGTCCATCTCGGGCATCTGGTAGTCCGAGACGACGACGTCGAACTCCTCCTCGCCGAGTCGGTCGAGGGCGTCGACCGCCGAGGCCGTCGTCTCTACCGACAACTCCTCGAATCGCTCTTCGAGATACGTCTGTGTTGCCTCGAGAAGCGACTTGTCGTCGTCCACGTAGAGGACGTGGATTCCTCGGCTCGAATTGGTCTCGGCCCCCATACTGGTACGAGAGTAGGGACTCACAGCACATAGCGAGTGCGCTCGTCGTGGCCAGATATATCAGCAGTCGCGGGCGGCCAGACCCGTCACTTACCCGACGGCATCGCCTGGTTCGCGTCGTCGGCAGTGTTCGTAAGCCGGTCTGTCGCCGTCGAATCGAAGGAGCGCTGGCAGCGCGCGACCCAGCTCGCGGCGTCCTCGGTCGGGTCGGCGCTGTCAGGTTCTTCCGTGTCGAACGGTGTCTCGCGTGTGGCGGTCTCTGCCGCCTCGTCGGTCGTGGTGGTGGTGTCGATGCTGGTCGGGTCTGTCGTGGGTCGGTACTGCTGTGTGGCAGCGGGTGTGTCTGTTCTCATACGGGATGGGTGTCGTGTGGTCGGCAGGCTGGGCTGGGTCGGAGAATGAAGTCAGCGGTGTACCCGTACGAGCATCATGTACTCACCACTCAGACCGCATCTATAATAAATGTTCATGTTCAACTCGTCGTCGGTGTCGGAGTCGGCCCCGGTTCGGCAGAAGCGGGCGACGTTGCCGCCGCTTCAGCCATCCCCTGGACACCATGTGCCGCGATACCACTGGCCCTCCCATGATTTAAACGTGCTCTCTACATATACTACGTGTGAGCGAAGAAACACAGGAGCGGCGGAATCTCCGCATGCCCAACAAAGACGAGCTTTTCGGAGTCGTAACAGAACACAACGGCGGCAACCACGTCCGCGTCCAGTGCGAGGACGGTGTCAGCCGGATGGGCCGAATCCCCGGCCGAATGAAGTACCGCACGTGGATCAACGAGGGCGACGTCGTGCTCGTCGAACCGTGGTCGTGGCAGGACGAGAAGGCGAACATCGAATGGCGTTACACTGGCCAGGACGCCGACCAGCTCCGTCGCGAAGGCCACATCCAGTAATTCTATATCGCTGACCGGCAGGCGACAGTCTGCGGGCAGGTCCGTCACAGCCCGAGCATAGGCTGGCACGGGTAGTCACGACGCTCTCTCTCTCGACGATAGTTCAGTCGCTCCCGAGCGGCCAGCTCGCCAGTTCAGTTCGCCGTCGGTTCGTCGACGTGGACCACGCGAGGCTCCGAACCGGTGAGCCAGAGCACGTAGTCCTGCTCGGCGTCGCTGGGATTCACGTCGCGGTGGACGAGGCCCGCCGGGATGTGGAAGCACTCGCCGGCCCGCGCGAGCGCCCGCTCGTCCGGCCCGGTCCCATACTCGACGTAGCCCTCACCTGCGATGACGTACCCGAACACGTCGTTGTCGCCGTGGTGGTGCCAGTCCGACTCGATTCGCCCGGCAGCGTGGC from Haloarchaeobius sp. HME9146 harbors:
- a CDS encoding AI-2E family transporter, which translates into the protein MSTAPGQPSDSDSLLARIHLGWWTFGLFVAGLLLYVSYRFLGLLSFALFLYYFGRPIRRRLETHVSVDLATTLTVFAIMAPFVLILVVFVVVLAGQVLQLSEGGFDWVDELLAEFGSVTEVTSVQQLVDRVVTFVESQPRGELVSSTIDVATGAAGAFTQFFFHVTLLFVIVSLLLRKDKAIGRWVRTNLADGESVAYDYFESVDRELEKIYFGQMLTIFAVMVLGWLFYSLLNAVAPPGVAIPFPLLMGLLTGVGSFIPLIGRSIVYVPLTLYVGVQALLVEIGYLWFPVLVLLGGLFGLDVVIRYGVRPYLAGQTVSPPVMLVAYLLGAAIFGWYGVFLAPLVLVVVLRFVTLVFPKLVHGDLTPEPAPAVPPDPDELD
- a CDS encoding ion transporter → MGNRDVRPTGAGPRELVEFYLLDHRTLLGKAIDIALLVLNLVFVGIFVLETYDISTETRRLMWGIEVAIAAVFFVEYVLRLYGAPDRLQEVTDFYTMVDLLAILPTAAVLLVPGLSVFALDIGFLRAFRVVRFMRFYRFTRDEEFFFGSISAHELRILKLLLTVLTIFFVSAGVFYAVEHTANPQVGNFNDAFYFTVVTLTTVGFGDITPVTGAGRFVTTAAIISGIVLIPWQAGRIVREWTTDKVSVTCDSCGLSYHDPDASHCKACGHIIYQEFDSRQS
- a CDS encoding PAS domain-containing protein, which encodes MGAETNSSRGIHVLYVDDDKSLLEATQTYLEERFEELSVETTASAVDALDRLGEEEFDVVVSDYQMPEMDGLDFLKQLRQERGNQIPFVIFTGKGREEVAMEALNLGANRYLQKGGDPMAQYGLLAQTIEQEAYHWRTRSALKQREEDLRITLDSIGDGVIATDTDGVIERMNVVAEELTGWDREDAVGKPLAEVFDIVDAKTGDSVESPVERVIEHESAFEFSEDTKLRSLDGTERYIADSAAPITNESDDVVGVVLIFRDITNRYLREQRQERQRQAVIDLATDEVLVSGKLQCAARRITETAAGTLDVDRSSIWLFDDTFDTLECLDLYDRSTRDHETGMQLTVENYPSYFEALAGHRAIPATDARADARTAELCEPYLEPLGITSMLDATIRRGGQVVGVLCNETGGPKREWDEDEIRFAAELADQAVIALHNRDQRHRKEVLERANQQLQFLFKQSPMAVIEWTLDFEVVRWNDAAQELFGYTREEAIGQHAEFIVPHTSEDAVDAVWERLVDGEETEHIVNRNVTKSGAEIDCEWHNRAILDENGETVSVLSFVQDITAQRRQTWQLQAIAERTQDAIYIKDLEGRYEFINDAGARYFELAPTAVVGRTDRELFDLDEDLLDIDRWILEHEEPRAEVERHIIDGREHVFESEKYPHYDDAGRLVGIIGISRDVTDRAAVDDLLDAFHDTMTDASLSSTERIELLIQTLHDSLEATSAQLCRVDQTAETHEIVVSLGDVNPPPVGTTVPLGDTLCEQVIADERVVATYATELAESNGGIPSAAPSIGSYVGAPVYVEESLWGVVCFLDESETPTELTEDRCSMVELLANWLGHELAESRYETELDRRDAVAHELAELLSERIAVPVRDAQAHTEEARQQEDLPSLEAATQALERSEALLDEALTLALSMTASETERVDLGALARTVWSDLDQPTDRLVVTDGSLVVEANRRAVEQLFESLFEAVTTGGDGECVVSLSHQEEPEGFVVAVDWETEDEGAAAHSVATRSHRSLDGLRAVGRMVTANGWTMTRTEDGNGGVRLEFGDVVVVE
- the eif1A gene encoding translation initiation factor eIF-1A, which produces MSEETQERRNLRMPNKDELFGVVTEHNGGNHVRVQCEDGVSRMGRIPGRMKYRTWINEGDVVLVEPWSWQDEKANIEWRYTGQDADQLRREGHIQ